In Chaetodon auriga isolate fChaAug3 chromosome 9, fChaAug3.hap1, whole genome shotgun sequence, the genomic window tttactttttacttttatggCAGTGGTTGGACACCGCTACCTTAAGGATTCAAAACGACATACGTTTGAGTATTGTCCCATTcaagtttgaggtacttgtactgaGTATTTGCATTAAATGCTACGCTATTCCTCTTTTGCAGGGAAATCATAAAAACAATTCATAAAACACAGTTTACGGATTAAcccagtgtttttttgtttgttttttggttaaAATTGGCTCAACAAGCAACATCACAATAAACTTTTACTGTAGCAACTATTTTTGGCATTGTGATATTactacatttacttaagtagaTGATATGAATACATGCTCCATAAATGGTCTTTTCCATTCCACCAATATGTCCAAGTATCATGAATAACATTAGACATTACATTTCAACTCCATTTCTCCATTCACTCAAAGAAGTCAAAAAGGCAAAATTTACGGCAACATCattttgtatgtattttcaAAGTGCTGCAACATGTGATCACCAATCCTACGCTAGCTCTCAAAACAAGGAGACAAAGGTTGTAGGCTTCaactttttattgtttctaaCAGGAGCTGAATCAAGTGAGTGTGAAAGACAGTACAGAGTTTTGccatctctttattttttttttaattatgttgaGAGCCTTGTGGCATCATTGACAGCATACAGTTAACGGACaatacaaaaagacaaacagcttaGAAAATACTTACCTAGGCCGTTCCTGGTTTGAGTGattaaaaaacaatgttaaCAGCTCTGACAGCTAAACTTAAATTTCGGCCCTTTCAATCTAACTGAATCTCCTTTCTCCAGCTTTGTCCAATCATCTTTACAAGCATGGCGTGACATCAAACAGGACAACAGCTACTGAACATATTCCTTGACTCCTTGATattaacaaaattaaaaaaagttgGCATTTGGTGCAGGGGAAGAAGTCTCCATCTAGACCATATTCCTCAAAACTTGCACATCTACGCATTGTAGTAATTTAATAACAGCTTAAGACAAACTAAAGAGCAGCTGCAACCTATGTTTCGCAATTCCAAGTTAAAGCTGATGAAACTGAAGTCAGAGTTACAATTTTCTTGGTGCAAcattgtcctttaaaaacacacaacactcttAATCCATTTATAAATAGATCAACAAATAATGATGGCTGGGCATTCCCTCCACAAGCTGCAATTAGTCctgtatgcacacagacaggagaaaaagaaatccaCTGATCCAAGTACTAAAGGGGTAAGCAGGGCATCCACAATCCTCTCATGCTCACCAAATATACTGTGTTTTAGGACAAGAGTCTCAGAGGAGGTGCCTGAAAGTCTCAGGCTCGATCTGGCTCAGGAAATGCAGATGTGTGCTGCAATGACAGATGTGATAGAGGATAAATGTGTACATCTGTCGGCTCTTTTACAAATAAAGAGTTCCATTATAATAAatgacagagatggagacaatCATTCAGGGTGAGGGCTGGAGTGGAAACTGATGGCTGGACATGGTTGGAGTATTAAGGGAAAAGAAATCTGCGTGCTTCTAGTTCAGGCATTGTCACTGGTCTCTACTGTCTGGACCAGGTGTTCTGGCTTGTTGCCATTGCTATGGTGCTCCCACATCTGCAGGTAGAGCCTCTCCAGGTCCATTGTGTACTGCTTGGTGTTGAAAAGAGGGCTGCAGATTCGCTGCTTCCAAACACGTGCTCTAACCATCTTCaggctggaggaaaaaaagaaaatggtcagacgtttttttttttatttgacaagAATGTTTTTCAAAAGTCAGATCAAATTCTACTTACTATTCCATGTCAGATCCCAGTTTGACTGCTATGTCCTCATAGTCCTGGCGACTCTGGGCTATTAGCTCAGGGCAGCCCAGACAGTTGAGTTGTGAGGCGGCCACACGGGAGGCAAGGGTCTCACCTTTAGGGAGAGGTTTACAATTAAATAGCAGCATTCACTTTtcaccattttttaaaaatcataatGAATAAGACCATTTGTAAATTCTCGTATTCTAACCTGGCATGGTCACCATGGGCGTTCCAGCCCAGAGGACATCCATGCCCGTGGTATGGCCATTGCATAGCGGAGTGTCTAGGCAAACGTCAGCCAGCTGGCCCCTTCTCACATGCTCCTCCTTGGGGGCCACAGGAGAGAAGATAATCCGAGAGCCAGGCAGGCCCATGTTCTGAGCGTACTGCTGGATGTTTGGCTCGCCAACAGCAGGGAAACGAAGAAGCCACAGCACACTGTTGGGCACACGCTTCAGGAtctgcaggaagaggagagttttcacactcattttTAACAGATCCTAAGAAATCCAGCattactatttttattttttttaagtgcacAGTTGAAGGAGTTGTTATAACCAAGTCTGTCTAACTTACGTTGGCCCACATCTGAAGAGTAGGGGGGTCGATCTTGTAGAGCTGGTTGAAGTTGCAGTAGACGATGGAGTCCTCTGGCAGGCCATACTGGGAGCGGGTTGTCACAACAATTGTGCGTGGCACCTCCTCCCCAGTGGCAGCTTTGTTATTGATCTAAAATGAGTGGCAGAACAGTGTTTCTTAGGGGGGGGAGCAGCCTCAATGCTTTTGTtctaaaacattaaatgtgacAGCTTCTTTGCTGTTTGAATCCCCGAACCAACTGGTGACAACATGCTGTTTGGAAAGTCAAGACAGTATCATTAATTGTACAGCAAATCCTTGGTGCCACCATTTCCCTCACCAACACTTCTGTGCTTCCACCTTACTTTCATAAAGACGTCATACCTGTGAGGACACAAGCTCAGGGACTAAAACCTCATCTGCTGAAACGATCTGGAAAAGCAGCAAGCTAAATTGAATTGTTGGTCTTGCCTTGTTTTTGTGATACATGTTTTGTATGCATGTGACATCCCTGAAGATTTGTATTTACACAGACAAGCGCATCCACGTTAGACATACCTGTGTGGTGGCCAGGCCATTGCTGACAGTGAAGCCGTTTATTGTAACCTGGATTTGGCCTTGGTTGATCATGTTGATGATTGCTTCGGCCGCTGTATTCATGGGGATTACAGGCATGGACAGAGCTCCGTTTGTGTCACCGGCAGAGTCCTGGTTGTTGTCACACTTCATCTAGTCACAGAGAATAATTTCAACTTTTAAATTATGGTTCAACGCCAAGTCACTCCCCAATGATAATTTTTGACTGCACTCCACGTTAAtgtattttaatgattttaCCATAGAAACTTTTATCTGACTCGGATATCGATGTGGAATTTCTCATTAACATAACCCAAGGACAGAAATGACAAACTAAGTCATTGTTGTGTTCTGCTGTCACTGAGACTCAACGTCAACGACATAAAATTAACAAACAGTCAAACACTACCACCTCGAGGTCTACAACTTAACTATAGTGACCCACTCACACTAAACTCACTGGTTGGTCAACAgtacacataaaacaacaacttgCTTTTCAAGGTTAAGGAATTCTCATACCTTTATCACTTTCACATCTGGCAGACTGTCCAAGAAGGCCTTCAGATCAATACCGTTTAGAACAATGCGGTTGTCAAAGATGTGTCCATTAGACTTGAAATCAATCACTGCCTTTTTCTGTGGatcaaagaagaaaacaaatgttaattATCAAATCTAAtggtctttttttaaaactatttAAAACCCTACAACCCATCAGCAGCTTTGAAAGGCATGTTTCTTAAAATAACTTCAAAATTATTCCATTTATCATAGccaaaaactaaaaacaataattatCACAGGGTTGTCAAATTTCCGACCATGAACAGATCATGTATCACGTACACGAATTTaagattaaaatatttttatttcatcaaaaTCACTTTATTCTGTGTCTCGCTTAAATCAGAACTaatcaaaaatatttaattctGTGATCTTCAGCACAACTGGGACGCTATGACTGACTAGGCTGACACCAACAGTCATGTGTACAGAATTCAGTGAAAGTTTGACTGACGTGCAGGCTGTGtctacagagagcagagcacaACAGAGGTTTGAAGCAGAGGTGGTAAAAATGTAAGTAGTTCAATATGTAAAGTGGAGTGGGCCCCCTCTCCGTGTCCCCTAACATAGGTTAACACTTGTGGGCACTtagaaaaaagttttttttcttcttctaaacTTTGTAAAATAATTATCAAAAGAAATTCACTGAGTTTGTTTCCACTAATATAATTTATAGCGTTATAACTGTTGTATACTacataaaagacatttttctttttacttctAGCCATGATTGTGCTGTTTCCATAAAGGGGCAGGActtattacagaaaaaaatgggaaaaaggaagcaaaaaaCACCCAGTAGCTGCTTGGGGTTCTGAGGATTAAACAAGATGCTCAGCTGAGCAATGTGAGGATGGACAAACCTTGAGGTGAGGGAACATGTTGGCATGGTCTCCAATGAAGAAAGTATTGGGCATGTAGGCCAGTTTCTCAGAGTACTGCTCGGCTACTTCAATAGGTGACGTCTCCTTGTCAGAGATGATGTAGTCCATGAAGGGCGCCCCGCTGGTTCCAGGGTAACCAAGCCACATGGCCTGTTGAATCGATAGACATAAACAATCATAagtacaatgccaacattttgtttttactcccATGAACAGAACAGACTAATGTGAAAGTGTAGTTATTTATTTGCACAGGTGACATTTATCCCCATGATACAACTGTGTCAATCAGAAGTCATATGTAGCGCTCACCTGAACAGGGGCAGGGCGGAGGGCAAACAGCTCGTTTCGAGCTCCCTTTGTGTATCCATTCATGTTGACCAGAATATGGACTCCATCCTGGTGAATACGATCAGCTGCCTTGCCATTGCAAGGAatctggaggagagaggtgcCAGTTTCAGTAAAAATTGTTTTTGACATCACATACAACAGCACGTTTTTTGAAAGGACCAGTCAGTTAAAAATTCACAGCCTTAAGGTAAACAGACAACAAATATACCGAAACTGATGAAGAAGCAACTCCAGGTTACCTGTGAGAGGTCTGTGAAATGATGAGCCTCTGCTACCACTTTCACACGGAAGTTGGTGCTGTCGTCAGGGCTGAGCGCATAGCAGAACAccttggagaggaaaaaaaaatgaataagaaaCTTATAGTATAAAATATATAGAGAATTTGTCAACGATTTTAGTCAACCCCATGTATCATATACTTTAAGAGTGCACACTGTAATAAGCACTACATACACTTTTCAGGTCAAGTTTATCATTTTTAGAGTCAATTATAATTGTAATAATTATCGACATACCTCAAATTTCTCAGGATTGTGCATTCCAGGAATGGACTGCATCAGGTGGGAAGTCGGGTGGTTGCCAAAGTCAGAGCTGACGTAACCGACACGCAGACGTCCACCACTGGCCTTCAGATCCTTCGGATGCTCATAAGCAGGTTTGTGCAGTGCATTGATCTGTGGAATAAACAACAGTGTAAGCTTACAACTACAGCGGAAGAGCCAATTTTAGTTTGTTTGAGTTACATTCATTGTACCAATGGTGGACGAATActgaacagtgaaaaacaaCCATTGACATCTCTAAAATCATGTCCAACCTTATACCATACCCTCTTCCCTGCAAGCAACCCATTCATCACCAGCTTTCACTTCTTTCTCTACAAAGAATATATCCAGTGTCTCTGCTATCCCTTACCTTCCCCATATCCCTGCAGACAGCCACTGCCATCACCAGCCACCTTCCACccaaccccccaaaaaacaaattaaagttTACTTGCTTTGATCAGTGCGTGTACCTTGTCCAGGCAAAGGTTTCCGTGGCGCTCTGCAATTGCCTTGCGGAAGCCGTGAGAGAGTGGATATAGCATGCTGTGGTGTGGGTGCACTGAAGGCAAGCGGTTCTTATCCAGCTGGTCAGCCACAATGCTCACAAGCTTCTTCATCCGCTCATCATAATCCGTCCAGTCACACACAATCTGACAGTGACAAGAATAAGAAAAGTTTCAAAATTAACTTGTAATTCACCAGGAGCAAAACGTGAATGACTATTACATGTATTGTAAATATTTGACAAAGACATGAGCATGTAAGAACCTGCAGGCAATGTGCCAAGTTGCAATAAGCATCAGGGAAGTCTGGCTTGAGTTTCAAGGCTGTACGGTAGGATGCAATGGCCTCTGGGATGTTTCCAGAATCCTAATAGTCAAGAGACACATTGcaatacaaaatgaaaaggcATGAAGTCgcagaaacaaagacaagcaATACATTCTAGGTGGTaagcaattaaaaagaaagtcATTTGAAGACAACAACACTGCAACGATCCCTTCCCTGACAGAAGTCCATTATCAGTTGCTTGGCACAGGAATCAAGTGCAATCCTACATATACAACAGGATTAGTCAgtaacagtcagtcagtactCTGTCATTGATCGACTCCTACAGTTTATAGACAGGTACAAATGTCATCTGAGTGTTACTGAGAGAAAATGATTGGGATTTCATTGCTGTTTGAGGTGTTGGGTCATTATAGCTGTGTACTGAACCATGCAGCACTCCAAGCAACCTGGAAGTAGGTGCAGACCTACGGTGATATGACAATTCTGAAAGCAATCAGTTGTCATAACTGCAAAAAATAAGGGAGTAAAAGTTAGTCCTACCTTGTGGATAGAGGCCAAATTGCTGTGAGCATCAGCAAAGGCAGGGTTGATCTGGATGGCACGGGTGTAGCATTGCAGCGCTCCCTGTACATCTTGCATTTCCTTCAGTGTATTGCCCATATTTGAGTAGGCATCAGCAAATGTGGGGCTGATTCTACATTGAAAGAGGAAAACTGTGTAAACACCACATACCTGTATAACAAAATCTAGCTTGTGTCAGCTGACTTAAGACCATttagaaaagactgaaaaaagaaCACGGACACATTATTACAAACTAAGTCAGCAGGTACCTTTAGCATAGTTTACAAACCTGATGGCCTCCTTGTAGTGCATGAGGGCCTCCTGGAGTTtaccctgctgctgcagcacactggCTAGGTTAGAGTGAGCTGCTGCAAACTCTGGGAACACCTAACGGAAAACAAAAAGGGTTATTAAGAAGAGCAGTTCACGAGAGACAtgctcacatttacatttagaaatCATGACAGTCTTGTTAAAACAGATCAATAGAAAACATTAACTCCTAACTCACCTCCAGTGCTTTCCTGTAGAGCTGAACCGCCTCCTCGATGTTGCCCTGCTCCCGCTTGATATTGGCTAAATTGTTAAGAGAGTCAGCATGGGTTGGACACAAACGCAAGGCAGTATTGTAGCACTCTTCTGCTTCAGACACCTGGGAAAGACACTGAAAGTGAATTTTAAGTAACCTTCAATGTTTATTCAAGATTTTGGTATTTATGATTGTGATGGGATACACATAGTACTGCCTTACATTGCCTTTCTCCTTCAGGGCATTTGCCAAATTGCAGTAGGCATCGGGGAAGTGGGGCTGTAGTTCAATAGCACGACGGTAGGTGTCAATAGCCAGATCAATGAGGCCTTGCTCGTAGTAGACACAGGCCAGGTTTCCATGGACAACTGCATGGTTTGGACTGAGACTCAGGGCTCTTAGGTATCCAGCCACAGCTCTGGAAACATTGGATAAGGTATGGACGTAAGTTATCCTCAAGATGAATATTTTGCTGAACTTTGAAAGTGTAATAGTTCTCATCTTTCAAAATAAGCTCTTAACAAGCCATTCAGGGCATTAACAGTGTAACTGCAGAATTGTACACACAAATTAAACTCTGTAACTTCATAACTGTTGAAGGACACTGCATATTGTTACAAATAAATTGCTGAACATAAAACCACTGTTTCAGCAGGTGAGTTACAGCCCTGCCCATAATGACAGGTCTGTAGATGCAGCAAATTCTGCCCTGCCTAAACAAGTCTATGTGAAGACACAACTCAACAGTGATCAACTCAGTCAAAGAGATTACAGAATTGACTAAGTTCTTGACTCATTCAACTTTCCACATAGGGTgtggttttttttaaaaaacaaaggatTAGACACAAATGTTCAAAGGGAGTATCATACTGTTTACCATGTCATGATTCACACTCACCTGTCAAAGATGCGGGCTTCCTTCAAAACATTTCCTAAATTTATGTATGCATCAAGGAAATTTGGATCCAGGGTCACTGCCTAAAAATTGAAACCAAGCTTTAAAAAACACGAAACAACAGAAGAACAtaacaagacagaaaataatAGGATGAATACATTTTACAAAACATATGCAGCTGACCTTTTCAAAATGGTGTATGGCCAGCCATATCTCTCCCTGGGCATTGAACACACAGCCCAGGTTGCTCCAAGCCACTGCAAAGTTGGGCTGAGTCTCAATGGCTTTCAGGTAACAAGCCTTCAGTGGGTTTACAATGAAAAACcacaggaaaggaggagaagaggtaGAATGGGGGAGGTATAGTGTGTAGAGGGGAAGGCAGGGgattgtaaaataaaaacaaatagatTGAGaataaaagtaagaaaaaacaaaaagggcaGAGAAAGCAAAATTAGTGACTACTCTCCATCATGGCAAAAAGTGAGTCTACAGCATGGGCTCGTGTGCGCTCAAGTCTGCCGCGCTAAGCTGCATTGCTTTTTCCTACGCTGCGCAGATCCAACCAACCCCCACACTTAGGCCCTCATCCTTCAGTTATGGCCACATTCTTAACAAATGCAGTGGTCCCCACATCAGATACAATCTGTGCTTTCCACTAAAATATCAATGCTAATTGGTTCTATAGTTCTAACCCAAAGTAGTAATTGCAATTTTAagatctatatatatatataaagttatatatatatatatatatttgtatgaATACTGTGTAGTTTATGTGGGCATATCTCACAACCTAGGATGTTGGACAGTTCGTGCAAGTGATGGTCCCTGTAATGCATGCGCAACAAACGCAGGCGCgcggtgtgtgtttcttttgccACCACAACCACATTGCACCATATAATGCTGCTTGCGTGACCTTGCTCCTGGCAAAGGTCATTGCTTCGCTGCTGCGCCCGCTGAATGGCCAGGTGAGACAGCTGCAGACCAACAACCCCTGGCAGAACAACTGCAGCACCagactggcacacacacagcacccaTTAAGTATCTCAGAACAAAGGGGGGCATTGTGAGGGATTGACCAATCAACCAGTGGCTGGATATCTAAGACATGGGGGCTTTGAAAATACATAGCCAATGAATACTAAGCAGCCATCTGTCATTGAATTATTATTGAATTTCATGTACATGTCATAGTATCAGAAGCCAATTATGTCTGAGATGTGGGTGCATTTGGGAGCGAGGCTGGTTGTGAGTGGGGAGAGGTCCACAACCAACAGGCCAAAGGGATTGAGGGGTATGGGGTTCGCATGCTTGCGCTTGCCGCCTTTTTGGTTGCTTGGAGGGTATCGCTGCGCAGCCCCTGCGCTACTGCAGACTCACAGCGCACTATCTGCATCATCAGAACGCTGCAACTCCaaataaagaaggaaaaacaaaacaaaataggaaaaaataaacaacatgtAAGAGTTAGAGGGATCTTACTTGATTTTCACGATTATTGCTTCCAAATCCAAGTTTCTTTTTACTTAATACAGAATTGGGAAATTAGTATAGCATATTTTAAGAAATGCTTACTGTCATTTGTTAAgttactttttttcttttggtcttCAAAGGAAGCCACAAGACAGAGGAGCTCAAGCATGAAGTGAGgtggtttttcttttgttggcaGTTACAAACCCGTTACCATATTTTTGGACTTTGTCAGAGTGGTGGCCGCAGCTGgctggaagaagaggagaggactgAGGCTGCCCTAGTGTTCCTTTCCGCCAGGCACCTACGCAGGAATAGTGTCACCCACCTGAAACCTTCTAAATAACAGTATCAGTTGTGGAAAAAACCAAAAGAGacaaaatcagaaaacaagATCGTTAGTAAAAGTTTTCAAACAAtacattctttttttaatatggaaaaaaaactggtttcttccaaatcacaacaaacataaaaacaaactattCTTAGTTTTCTCGTTCATGCAatgaatgtttcatttcaaagaaaacaaaggaaatgccTTGAGGGTAACTGGGAGGGAAGAAAGGCTTTGATGTGTTCAGTTTATCAGCAAAATAGTCAGGCTTCCAGTTGTCCATCAATTCGGTTTTCATTTCAGACTACAGGAGGGCAGTTACTGGCTTGATCTTGCCCAAATGAACTGATCCCATTTCTCTGGGAATATTACATATTTGAAGGAAAAGGGAACAAGTATCAAtcattgcttttcttttattcttttagcattttcatGAAATATCTTTGAAACTTTGATTTCTTTATCCTGGCCTGCTTTCTTGAATCCTGGCCAATGGGATAGGGAGAAAAATCTGTGGTGTAATTATTTGTATCTAGAATCCTCCACAGCTCTGAAATAAAGAAGTCATCGCTGTTGCTGCGCTTGCTTCTGTCTTTCTAACCCAGCATCTGACGCAGGTGGTGGAGTACAGATTGTGAGCTGTCTGCCTGACGCCACTCGGACCATTTCAAGGCACTTGAGAATGACCTCACTTAACCCACAGTTTGACACGCTATTCAAAAGGAGTGGATATCAGCATAGACAAGTAGCTGGGTAAAATTTTCATCATCAACCATAGTCAAAActactgcatgtgtgcagaacAGCACTGTTGGGGTGTGCCTGAGCACTCACTGTGCATAGGTGAACGGTCAGGAAGACAGCTCTGAGCGCGCACACTCCACCAATCCTCAGCGAGCGCGCGGGAGGGTGGAGCGACAGAGCAGGAAAGCTTGTGACTCCCTGATGCTCCTCCCCACTCCTTCCCCCCCCCTCAAGCACGAAATAAGATGGCCTGTAACCAGTGGGACAACTCCACATCTCCAGATTTGATCCAACCCAGGGACCCCAACCCTCTAATATAGATGCAAGTTTAAAAGGACAACGTGAAGTGTAACAATCACACGCTGGCAGTTACTGTACTGACAGCAAACTGATACAAAAAAGCTTGTCATTGGGCACTTGCTAAACCATACTGGAGAATCGTGGTTAGGTTAGAAACCATCTTATCTTTTGCACTGCAAAGGTAAACTAGCTTCTCATCAGTTCATATATTCTTCAAAGACCGAGCCAGCATTTTCCCTCCAAAAATCAGCAATGTGAAAATGCATGGGCCAAGGTCCAAAGAATGACAATACAGATTCATCTTTATGATTTTTAAACTCCAGCCTTTCTTCCTGAAAGGGGAGGGACTGACCTCTGGCAAAAGGTCGGGGTAAAGCAAAAGGCACTGGGACTAGATTGACACAGGGTGGGgacaaatgtaataaatgtcCTACACTGagaaaccaaaaacatgaaGCTGTCTAAAAAgtaatcaacagaaaatgtgtgtactatgtcttttaaaaaaatatatagaaaatcAATCACAGGCCAATATTCCCAGAGGCTTTTCACTAAATTGGGGGGGAGCTCACTGCGATtccaaaagtgacaaaaagctACCATCTCCTGCCCTTCGTTTGGCCAAGGGGGGTGATGGGTAAGGACTCGAACTGGCTTAAAAATGttagaggaaaaag contains:
- the LOC143325980 gene encoding UDP-N-acetylglucosamine--peptide N-acetylglucosaminyltransferase 110 kDa subunit isoform X2; the protein is MATSVGNVADSTEPTKRMLSFQGLAELAHREYQSGDFEAAERHCMQLWRQEPDNTGVLLLLSSIHFQCRRLDRSAHFSTLAIKQNPMLAEAYSNLGNVYKERGQLQEAIEHYRHALRLKPDFIDGYINLAAALVAAGDMEGAVQAYVSALQYNPDLYCVRSDLGNLLKALGRLEEAKACYLKAIETQPNFAVAWSNLGCVFNAQGEIWLAIHHFEKAVTLDPNFLDAYINLGNVLKEARIFDRAVAGYLRALSLSPNHAVVHGNLACVYYEQGLIDLAIDTYRRAIELQPHFPDAYCNLANALKEKGNVSEAEECYNTALRLCPTHADSLNNLANIKREQGNIEEAVQLYRKALEVFPEFAAAHSNLASVLQQQGKLQEALMHYKEAIRISPTFADAYSNMGNTLKEMQDVQGALQCYTRAIQINPAFADAHSNLASIHKDSGNIPEAIASYRTALKLKPDFPDAYCNLAHCLQIVCDWTDYDERMKKLVSIVADQLDKNRLPSVHPHHSMLYPLSHGFRKAIAERHGNLCLDKVHALIKINALHKPAYEHPKDLKASGGRLRVGYVSSDFGNHPTSHLMQSIPGMHNPEKFEVFCYALSPDDSTNFRVKVVAEAHHFTDLSQIPCNGKAADRIHQDGVHILVNMNGYTKGARNELFALRPAPVQAMWLGYPGTSGAPFMDYIISDKETSPIEVAEQYSEKLAYMPNTFFIGDHANMFPHLKKKAVIDFKSNGHIFDNRIVLNGIDLKAFLDSLPDVKVIKMKCDNNQDSAGDTNGALSMPVIPMNTAAEAIINMINQGQIQVTINGFTVSNGLATTQINNKAATGEEVPRTIVVTTRSQYGLPEDSIVYCNFNQLYKIDPPTLQMWANILKRVPNSVLWLLRFPAVGEPNIQQYAQNMGLPGSRIIFSPVAPKEEHVRRGQLADVCLDTPLCNGHTTGMDVLWAGTPMVTMPGETLASRVAASQLNCLGCPELIAQSRQDYEDIAVKLGSDMEYLKMVRARVWKQRICSPLFNTKQYTMDLERLYLQMWEHHSNGNKPEHLVQTVETSDNA
- the LOC143325980 gene encoding UDP-N-acetylglucosamine--peptide N-acetylglucosaminyltransferase 110 kDa subunit isoform X3, with the translated sequence MATSVGNVADSTEPTKRMLSFQGLAELAHREYQSGDFEAAERHCMQLWRQEPDNTGVLLLLSSIHFQCRRLDRSAHFSTLAIKQNPMLAEAYSNLGNVYKERGQLQEAIEHYRHALRLKPDFIDGYINLAAALVAAGDMEGAVQAYVSALQYNPDLYCVRSDLGNLLKALGRLEEAKACYLKAIETQPNFAVAWSNLGCVFNAQGEIWLAIHHFEKAVTLDPNFLDAYINLGNVLKEARIFDRAVAGYLRALSLSPNHAVVHGNLACVYYEQGLIDLAIDTYRRAIELQPHFPDAYCNLANALKEKGNCLSQVSEAEECYNTALRLCPTHADSLNNLANIKREQGNIEEAVQLYRKALEVFPEFAAAHSNLASVLQQQGKLQEALMHYKEAIRISPTFADAYSNMGNTLKEMQDVQGALQCYTRAIQINPAFADAHSNLASIHKDSGNIPEAIASYRTALKLKPDFPDAYCNLAHCLQIVCDWTDYDERMKKLVSIVADQLDKNRLPSVHPHHSMLYPLSHGFRKAIAERHGNLCLDKINALHKPAYEHPKDLKASGGRLRVGYVSSDFGNHPTSHLMQSIPGMHNPEKFEVFCYALSPDDSTNFRVKVVAEAHHFTDLSQIPCNGKAADRIHQDGVHILVNMNGYTKGARNELFALRPAPVQAMWLGYPGTSGAPFMDYIISDKETSPIEVAEQYSEKLAYMPNTFFIGDHANMFPHLKKKAVIDFKSNGHIFDNRIVLNGIDLKAFLDSLPDVKVIKMKCDNNQDSAGDTNGALSMPVIPMNTAAEAIINMINQGQIQVTINGFTVSNGLATTQINNKAATGEEVPRTIVVTTRSQYGLPEDSIVYCNFNQLYKIDPPTLQMWANILKRVPNSVLWLLRFPAVGEPNIQQYAQNMGLPGSRIIFSPVAPKEEHVRRGQLADVCLDTPLCNGHTTGMDVLWAGTPMVTMPGETLASRVAASQLNCLGCPELIAQSRQDYEDIAVKLGSDMEYLKMVRARVWKQRICSPLFNTKQYTMDLERLYLQMWEHHSNGNKPEHLVQTVETSDNA
- the LOC143325980 gene encoding UDP-N-acetylglucosamine--peptide N-acetylglucosaminyltransferase 110 kDa subunit isoform X1 — translated: MATSVGNVADSTEPTKRMLSFQGLAELAHREYQSGDFEAAERHCMQLWRQEPDNTGVLLLLSSIHFQCRRLDRSAHFSTLAIKQNPMLAEAYSNLGNVYKERGQLQEAIEHYRHALRLKPDFIDGYINLAAALVAAGDMEGAVQAYVSALQYNPDLYCVRSDLGNLLKALGRLEEAKACYLKAIETQPNFAVAWSNLGCVFNAQGEIWLAIHHFEKAVTLDPNFLDAYINLGNVLKEARIFDRAVAGYLRALSLSPNHAVVHGNLACVYYEQGLIDLAIDTYRRAIELQPHFPDAYCNLANALKEKGNCLSQVSEAEECYNTALRLCPTHADSLNNLANIKREQGNIEEAVQLYRKALEVFPEFAAAHSNLASVLQQQGKLQEALMHYKEAIRISPTFADAYSNMGNTLKEMQDVQGALQCYTRAIQINPAFADAHSNLASIHKDSGNIPEAIASYRTALKLKPDFPDAYCNLAHCLQIVCDWTDYDERMKKLVSIVADQLDKNRLPSVHPHHSMLYPLSHGFRKAIAERHGNLCLDKVHALIKINALHKPAYEHPKDLKASGGRLRVGYVSSDFGNHPTSHLMQSIPGMHNPEKFEVFCYALSPDDSTNFRVKVVAEAHHFTDLSQIPCNGKAADRIHQDGVHILVNMNGYTKGARNELFALRPAPVQAMWLGYPGTSGAPFMDYIISDKETSPIEVAEQYSEKLAYMPNTFFIGDHANMFPHLKKKAVIDFKSNGHIFDNRIVLNGIDLKAFLDSLPDVKVIKMKCDNNQDSAGDTNGALSMPVIPMNTAAEAIINMINQGQIQVTINGFTVSNGLATTQINNKAATGEEVPRTIVVTTRSQYGLPEDSIVYCNFNQLYKIDPPTLQMWANILKRVPNSVLWLLRFPAVGEPNIQQYAQNMGLPGSRIIFSPVAPKEEHVRRGQLADVCLDTPLCNGHTTGMDVLWAGTPMVTMPGETLASRVAASQLNCLGCPELIAQSRQDYEDIAVKLGSDMEYLKMVRARVWKQRICSPLFNTKQYTMDLERLYLQMWEHHSNGNKPEHLVQTVETSDNA